A single genomic interval of Littorina saxatilis isolate snail1 linkage group LG17, US_GU_Lsax_2.0, whole genome shotgun sequence harbors:
- the LOC138953234 gene encoding uncharacterized protein yields the protein MYHPHVHHPRQRRRLPQVQRPARLRPLTFWPTYRGAVEWLKRHQAVLDTALDLLEIYPTLIQETPLDTLWEFLAPFVHSLERNAKPSRLNAVSSRYVVCMAVSMSGFQNVFIYFCHRSSKLQGIRGRTGAAGGIHVRGNSPVRCNNRISGGRTPTKSNSSNSGRVTNNGIAKSSSNESHVPVISITYASDELEPELQNLSPSPYPDHNAGSILGLDRTPRVFVCCLCNHNDSQDGKLRRHVLHALQHEFYVRSGPCLGEAASQSKSPGCRSDPRDQPAWEELREADLCVFVLDDPSLSTPDCFHSLCVAWALDIPTVFLKDSNYSLPTPLPDVILQHNLGLESPDGSRAYSPLGVHRSATTFENGRPMSSSYPPSRAASATTIKAHRKSSQRTKRELQDSDMVLRLLNGYRDALVFEEARHKECEETLKRKVHSLLGTGQETTGNNGKPIPVSKTPNTLHPMAKRHGSSSHRRQRGFLGVPNAQTGASWGQGGSKDGGLFDDEEDEDFLYPTSPSNFSASIASVSDSGISMFTDTLSCPSGSTLSPNPFFPIHNLSGPSSRTNSRASNMSLNISPATKLQIPPSSAAPSSPDSRCRSSRSFSHLHQFQQQLQQDRATFLSSASPIGDLSSPENFDGRQTTYLVCSKTKNSPNREPRLVKWPPSGGEDGEVGNGEGEVGETLSRTFSDSPVSFKDFRDLDLTMIVNRPRGGSGTPDSDASVIF from the exons atgTATCATCCGCACGTGCACCATCCGCGCCAGAGAAGGCGACTACCTCAAGTGCAGCGACCTGCGAGGTTACGACCTTTGACCTTCTGGCCGACCTACAGAGGAGCTGTGGAATGGTTAAAACGACATCAAGCGGTCCTAgat ACGGCACTGGACCTGTTGGAAATTTATCCCACGCTGATCCAGGAGACGCCACTTGACACACTATGGGAATTCCTCGCGCCTTTCGTCCACAGCCTTGAACGGAACGCTAAACCCAGCCGGCTTAATGCAGTCTCCAGCAGGTATGTTGTGTGC ATGGCGGTCAGTATGTCAGGCTTtcaaaatgtatttatttatttttgtcacaGGTCAAGCAAACTTCAGGGCATCCGCGGAAGGACGGGTGCAGCAGGGGGGATTCACGTCAGGGGAAATTCACCCGTTAGATGCAACAATCGCATCAGCGGGGGTAGAACGCCCACAAAGTCTAACAGCAGTAACAGCGGGAGGGTGACGAATAACGGGATCGCCAAGAGCTCATCCAACGAATCGCACGTGCCAGTCATCTCCATAACATACGCCTCGGACGAGCTGGAGCCTGAACTTCAAAATCTGTCACCCTCGCCTTACCCCGACCACAATGCGGGCTCGATCCTCGGTTTGGACAGAACGCCCAGAGTGTTCGTGTGCTGTCTGTGCAACCATAACGACTCGCAGGACGGCAAGCTTCGCAGGCACGTGCTGCACGCGCTTCAGCACGAGTTCTACGTCAGGAGCGGCCCGTGCCTCGGTGAAGCCGCCAGTCAGTCCAAGAGCCCTGGGTGCCGCAGTGACCCGCGAGACCAGCCAGCCTGGGAGGAACTGAGGGAGGCGGACCTCTGTGTGTTCGTGCTGGACGACCCCAGCCTCAGCACGCCTGACTGTTTCCACAGTCTCTGCGTGGCCTGGGCTCTCGACATCCCCACTGTTTTCCTCAAGGACTCCAACTACTCTCTCCCCACGCCTCTTCCAGACGTCATCCTGCAGCACAACCTTGGTCTGGAGTCTCCGGACGGGTCTCGAGCCTACTCGCCCCTCGGGGTTCACCGTAGCGCCACGACTTTCGAGAATGGGCGCCCGATGTCGTCGTCTTATCCTCCCAGCAGGGCCGCCTCGGCCACGACCATCAAAGCTCACAGAAAGAGTTCGCAGCGGACAAAGCGGGAGCTGCAAGATTCCGACATGGTCCTCCGCCTGCTCAACGGTTACCGCGACGCGCTGGTGTTCGAGGAGGCCCGCCACAAAGAGTGTGAAGAAACGCTAAAGAGGAAGGTCCATTCTCTTTTAGGCACTGGGCAGGAGACGACTGGCAACAATGGGAAACCCATACCCGTGTCCAAAACGCCCAACACTTTACATCCTATGGCAAAAAGACACGGCAGTAGTTCTCATCGTCGGCAGAGAGGCTTTCTGGGTGTGCCCAACGCACAGACGGGCGCATCTTGGGGACAAGGAGGTAGCAAAGACGGTGGGCTCTTtgacgacgaagaagacgaagatTTTCTTTATCCGACCTCCCCGAGCAACTTTTCCGCCAGCATCGCATCCGTCTCTGATAGCGGCATCTCTATGTTTACGGACACCCTGTCCTGTCCTTCAGGCAGCACGCTATCCCCAAACCCCTTTTTTCCCATCCACAATCTCTCCGGTCCGTCCAGCCGGACCAACTCGCGGGCTTCCAACATGTCGCTGAACATCTCTCCAGCGACCAAGCTGCAAATCCCTCCCTCCTCCGCCGCTCCTAGTTCACCCGACAGCAGATGCAGGTCTAGCCGATCCTTCAGCCACCTGCATCAGTTCCAGCAGCAGCTGCAGCAAGACAGAGCGACCTTCCTCTCCAGCGCCTCGCCCATAGGCGACCTCAGCTCGCCGGAGAACTTTGATGGGCGTCAGACGACGTACCTCGTCTGCAGCAAGACCAAGAACTCGCCTAACAGGGAGCCACGTCTGGTGAAGTGGCCTCCCTCTGGGGGAGAGGATGGGGAGGTGGGGAACGGAGAGGGGGAGGTGGGAGAGACTTTGTCAAGAACCTTCTCCGACTCTCCTGTCAGCTTCAAGGACTtccgtgaccttgaccttacaATGATCGTCAACAGACCTCGCGGCGGCTCGGGCACTCCTGACAGTGATGCTTCAGTCATCTTCTGA